Genomic segment of Anaeromyxobacter sp.:
CCGGCCCGAGGTCCCCGCCAACCGGCTGGTCACGGCGCCGGCGCCGGTGGCCGCACCCGCCCTGGACCTCCCCACCGCCGGCGGCGCGCGCTTCTCCCTGGCCGCCGCCCGGGGCCAGGTGGTGGTGGTGAACTTCTGGGCCACCTGGTGCTCGCCGTGCGTCCGGGAGCTGCCCAGCCTGGTGCAGCTCGGCCGGGACCTGGCGAAGCGCCACCCCGGGAAGTTCCGCATCGTGGCGGTGTCGGTCGACGAGCAGCCGGACGCCGTGGCGAAGTTCTTCGCCGAGCCGCCCTGGGGCGGCCTGCCGCCCGAGCTGGTGGTGGCGCTCGAGCCGGGCGCCGGCGCGGTGGCCCGCGGCTTCCCGTGCCTGGGGCGCGGCGCCTGCCGCCCGGAGGACAGCCGGCTCCCCGAGACCTACGTGGTGGACCAGCAGGGCCGCATCGTGGCGCTGGTGGTGGGCGAGATCGACTGGTCCCTGCCCGGCCCGGCGCTGTACCTCGAGGCGCTGCTGTCGGGGTGAGCGCGGGCCCGCCGCACCCGCTCCGCCTCCCCGGGCCCCGCTACCTGCCGCTGAGGAACTTCAGGTCGTCCGCGTAGGCCTTGTTGAGCTGGTCCATCCCGGGGAGGTCGGCCCGGAAGAGCGACGTGGCGGTCACGTTCACCTGGTCGACCGGCAGGGGGCGCCCCTCCTGCTCGAGGGCGTAGGCGTTCCGCCCCGCCACCACCGCCCGCGGCAGCAGCACCAGGTCGAGGCCGCCGAGGTGGTGCCGGTCGAGGATGGCCTTCAGCGGGGCGATGGCCTCGAGCCGCGTCGCCGCCGCGGCCGGCATCTCCCCGGCGGGTCCCGGCTCGCGGAACCTGGCCAGCAGCTTGGGGTCGCGCGCCCCGGCGGCGCGGATCTCCTTCACCGCCGCCACGTAGCTCTTCAGCTTCGGCAGCGTGACCGGGTAGGCCAGCATGGCGCGGGTGCCCTCGTCCAGCACGCCCTCGTGCATGTCCCCCGCGGCCGCTTCGCCGGCCGACCCGGGGGCCGGCGCGCCGTGCCCGGCCGGCGCATCCGGCGTGCCTGCCGCGGCGTGCCCAGCCGCCGCGAGGTCGGCCCCCTGGGCCGGGTGCCCCGCGGCCGGCGAGGCGGCGGTGTGGCCCGGCGCGGTCTCCTTCGGGGCGCCGGGCAGCAGCAGGACCACCGCGAGGACCGCGGCGGCGAGCCCGGCCATGACCATCCACTTGCGCATGCGCCTCCTCCGTCTCCCGGCAGGAGCGCCGGGGCGCGGCAGTTTACCAGAGCCGGCCGGACCGCCGCGACCGGCGCCGCGGCGCCGCCAGGGCCCTCGCGCCCCTTGGACGGGCGTCCGCCGGCCCGCCCATCTCACCGTCGGGGGGTGGCCGGGACCCGCTGGAGGAACTCCTCCCGCGACAGGCGGTCGGCGTTCGACCAGTGGATCATCTCGGCGTACGCCTGGGAGATCTGCTGCGCCTGCGCCGGGGTGTAGGCCTGCTGCGCCAGGCCCAGCTTCTCGGCGCGCAGGAGCTTCCGGTAGTCCCCGACGATGGCGTGGACCTGCTGGTAGGTCTGGAGCCGCTCCTGGCAGTGGGCGGCCAGGGACGGGTCCTCGCGGGCCGCCCGGGTGAGGACCTCCACCAGCTGCCGGTAGAGGGCGTCGAGCCGGTCGTACTGGTGCATGATCATGGCCAGGTTGTAGTTGACGTCCACCACGTAGACGTCGCGCTCCGGCCAGAACCGCTCGGTGATGGCGATGCGGGTCCGCTCCAGGTCGGCGGCGGCGACCCCCGGCAGCAGCCCGCGCGCCAGGAGCGCCCGGAGCACCTCGTGGGCCGCGATCTCCTGGCTCCGCTCGGTCAGGTGGACGTAGTCGATGAGGACGTCGAAGCCGGGGATGCCGTCGCCCGCCACCGCCTCCAGCGGAGCCACGATGTCCACCAGGGGCGCGCCCCGCGCCGCCGCCACCTCCCGCAGGATGACCTGGAACTCCGGGAGCTCGCGGAACGGGAAGGCGTCGCGCTGCAGCGCCAGGACGTACTCGGCCTTGGCCTCGGCCGGGCGCCCCGTCCTCCGGAGCGACTCCGCCAGGTAGAAGTGGGCCTCGGCGTACTCGCCGTCCAGCTCGACGGCGGCGCGCAGCGGCGCCTCGGCGCCGGCGAAGTCGCCCCGCTCGACGGCCAGGACGCCCTCGCGGAAGGCGGCGGTCCAGCGGGACCGCTGCCAGGCGTCGAGGCCCGGGCGGTGACGTGAGACGTTGGGGCTCCAGTCCTTCAGGTTGACCGGGCAGGTGAGGAGGAGCAGCGGGACCCTGGCCTGGCCCGCGCTGGCCACCATGGCCTCGACGTTGAAGCGGTAGTGCTCCAGGAGCGCCTGGAACTGCCGCGGGTCCTCCCGGTAGCGCGAGGCCTGGCCGAAGGCGAAGGAGAGGTGGTTGGAGAGCTGGTCGTCGAAGTCGTAGTCCTTGACGTCGAACCGCGGCAGCGGCGTGGTCAGCGTCACGCCGACCCGGTAGGCCAGGCGGGCCGCCGCCGAGCGGTCCCAGGGGGCCGGCGGGGTGCGGGGCCGGTAGACCAGGTTCTCGAGGAGCTCGTTGTTCCCGTTGTAGAGGACCAGCAGGTCGGGGTGGTACCGGAGCGCCTCCTCGAGGATCAGCTTGACCCGGTGGCTCCCGTAGGTGCCCGCCGCCATGTTGACGACCTCGACCGCCCTCCCCGGGTAGAGCAGCCGGAGCTTCCGCTCCAGCAGCGCGCTCAGGTTGGTGTCGCCCAGCTGGTAGGGCCAGCCGGCCGCCGCCGAGGCGCCCAGGACGAAGACCCGGAGGCCCCCCTCCGGCCGCTCCAGCGGGAACGGCCGCGGGTTGACCATCAGCGGGTGGAACCCGGTCCGCCGCACCATCCTCCGGCCGTCCAGCTCGACCACCTCGAAGGCCGGGACCGGGTTGATGGCCTCCACGTGGGGGTTCCGGCGGCGCGCGGCGGCGTTCTCGACCCGCTCGATGAGCCGGCAGCCGAGCTCGACGCCGGCCGCCAGGAGCAGCAGGGTGAGCGCCCAGAAGGCAGGCCGGCTCCGGCTCCTCTCGGTGGCAGGGACCACGGGCTCGCTCAGAGGGTGCCGTAGATGCGCGGCGCGACGGCCGAGCCCTGGGTGAGGAAGACCAGCAGCCCCATCAGCAGCAGCACCAGCAGGAGGGGCAGGAGCCAGAAGCGCTTGCGCTCGCGCAGGAAGCCCAGGAACTCCCGGAGGAACTCGAGCAGGGAGTGGCCGTTCACGCGGCCAGTATAGCGCGGCGCGGGCCGCGGGCGACGCGGCCGGACAGCCGGCGTAGGCGGGAGCCGGGCGGCCCCCTCACCCCGGCCCTCTCCCCCGGTGGGGGAGAGGGAGCGCAAGGTCGGTGGGCGGTGGGCGGTGGGCGATGGGCGATGGGCGATGGGCGGTGGGCGGTGGGCGCCAGCACCTGGCCTGCCCGGCGTGCGCCGAGGGGCTAGGCGGGGGGCGAGGTGACCTGGCGGTGGCGGAGGCCGTCCTTGGCGACCTTCCACTTCTCGTAGGCGATCCGCATGCCCTTGCGGACGGGGAGCTGGTTCATGAGGGAGAGGATGTGGGCGTGTGGGAAGCCGGAGGCGGGGACCTTGAACATGTGCTTGAGGACCCTGGGGGGAGGGAGAGGAGCTCGAGGGAGGTCTGGTAGAAGAGCTCCTCGCGGACCTCCGGGGTCATGCGGGGGTCGGGGTGCTCGTAGAGGGCGTAGGCGCCGGTGTAGTACTCCCAGCCGAGGTCCTTGAAGAGGTAGGGCTGGTACTGGTCGCGCAGGGTGGAGCCGGGATAGGGGACGGCGAGGGAGGGGTGCATGGAGACGCCGAGGCGGTCGGCGAGGTCGACGGCGCGGCGGTAGTCGTCGATGGAGTCGGCGCGCGAGCCGAGCATGAAGAAGAGGGAGACGTCGATGCCGGCGTCCTTGAGCGTCTTGACGGCGCGCTCGCGGTCGATGCCGACCTTGCGGTCGGCGCGGTACTCCTCGAGGCCGTGGTCGGTGATGGACTCCCAGCCGACCCAGACGGTGAGCATGCCGGACTGGCGGGCGGCCTTGAGCATGCCTGCGCCGTCGGGGGGAGAGGACGGGGGCGAGGGAGCCGAAGCCCATCCAGCGCTTCTTGCTGCCCTTGAGGGCGGTGAAGAGGTCGATGGCGCGCTGGGTCTTGCCGAGCCACCAGATGTTCTCGTCGCCGTTGATGTAGAGGCTGCCGGGCATGGCGTCGACGTCCTGGACGACGTCGTCGATGGGGCGCATCCGGATCCTGGCGCCGAAGACCTTGCTGACGGTGCAGAAGGAGCAGGGGTAGGGGCAGCCGCGGGCGGTGCTGACGATGCGGAAGTCGTGGCCGTGCTTGAGCATGCCGTAGAGCGGGGTGGGCAGGCCTTCGAGCTCGAGCTGCTGGCCCTGGTAGCGGGGCTTCATGGCGCCGGCCTTGAAGTCGGCCAGGACCTGGGGCCAGACCCCCTCGGCCTCGCCGGTGACCACCGCGTCGGCGTGTTGCGCGGCCTCCTCGGGGCAGGCCGAGACGTGCATGCCGCCCAGGACCACCTTGATGCCGCGGGCGCGCAGGCCGTCGGCGATGCGGTACCCGGGCACGGCGGTGGGGGTGAGCAGGCTGATGGCGGCCAGGTCGCACTGGAGGTCGTCGAAGACGTCCGGGGTGGCGCTGGCGCTGTAGAGCTCGATCTCGATGTCGGGATCGGCCTGGCGGGTCAGGGCGGCCAGGTACTCCAGGATGGGCGGGGCCACCGGGGTCCAGCCGAAGGGGAGCGGGGGCTTGATGATGCAGAGCTTCACTGTGTCTCCTCGGTCCCCCCCCGGGGCGGCGCCGGCTCCGGCGCCGGTGTGGGCGCCAGCGCCAGCGCCCTGGCGAAAGCTGGGACGTGTCCGGCGCCGGCTAGTGCTCGATGCGGAAGCCGGAGTGGAAGGTCTCCATGGTGAAGGGGATGCCCCAGTAGCTGACGATCATGGCGACCATGGCCAGGATGGAATAAACGGCCAGCTTCTGCCCGCGCCACCCGAAGGTGATGCGCAGGTGCAGGTAGATGCCGTAGATGAGCCAGGAGATGAGGGACCAGACCTCCACCGGGTCCCAGTTCCAGAAGGTGCCCTTGACCTGGTCGGCCCAGAAGGCGCCGGAGACGATCATCACGCCGTAGAGCGTGAAGCCGCCGACCACGAAGCGGTAGCTGAGGGCGTCGAGGGCCTCGAGCGCCGGGAGGCGGTCGTAGAGGCCACCCTGGCCGCGCTGCTTGAGCAGGTAGAGCAGGCCGAGGGCGGCGGCGATGAGCACGGCGCTGAAGCCGGTGGTGGCGCCGACGATGTGGACCCAGAGCCAGGCGCTCTGCAGGGCCGGGACGCGCTGCCCGGTCACCTCGGTCTGCAGGGTGCCGGCCCAGCCCATCATGGTGAAGGCCACCGGCATGACCAGGACGCCCAGGGGGCGCACCGCGCTGGTGGAGAGCTGGACCACCAGGTAGAGCAGCACCGTCACCGCCATGCCCAGGGCGATGGACTCCGGAGGTGGTGATGAAGGGGTTGACGCCGCCCACACCCCAGCGCCAGGCGATGCTGGCGACGTGGGGCAGGAAGCCCAGGGCGGCGGTGATCACCCCGGCCAGGAAGAGCTTCTCGGCCCGGGCCATGAACCCGATGATGTAGCTGAAGGCGCTCACGCCGTAGAGCGCCACGGCCGCCCAGAACAGCACCTGCTCGGTCCTCATCGTCGTCCCCCCTCGGGCGCGCCGTGAACGGCGCGCCGGTGTGTCAGCCCTGTGCCGCCCGCCGCTTCGCCCCACCCTGCCGCAGCCGGCCGGCGAAGGTGAGCACCATGCCCAGCAGCCCGAAGCAGAGGCCGGCCAGGCTGGTGTTGAGGCCTGGGTCATAGCGCACGTCCATGCCGACCCAGTAGCGAATCTCCCTGGGCGAGAGCTTGAAGTCGCCGAGGTCGAGCAGCCCGCCCACCGGCAAGAGCGCCTTCTTCTCGGCCGCCAGCACCCCGGCCGGCCCGTGGGGGCGCAGCTCCAGGCTGACCTGGCCGCTGCGCGGCTCCACCCCGGGCCAGTAGCCCACCCGCAGGGTGCCGCGGGGGTGCTCGGGCGGCTGTGGGTACTCGAACGCCGCCGCCTCCACCTGCGTCCCCGCCGCGTACAGGT
This window contains:
- a CDS encoding TlpA family protein disulfide reductase; translated protein: MATSPPDRRPRLGRALVLLAGAALVVGLSWSTWLAATRARLRAAAPSPAAGPTLTVPPRPEVPANRLVTAPAPVAAPALDLPTAGGARFSLAAARGQVVVVNFWATWCSPCVRELPSLVQLGRDLAKRHPGKFRIVAVSVDEQPDAVAKFFAEPPWGGLPPELVVALEPGAGAVARGFPCLGRGACRPEDSRLPETYVVDQQGRIVALVVGEIDWSLPGPALYLEALLSG